In one window of Polaromonas naphthalenivorans CJ2 DNA:
- a CDS encoding hybrid sensor histidine kinase/response regulator — translation MHPMVTNSITAEPDVVVNDLGPLAWVLNEISKSLEAATKALKRFAKDADTARGSDLAAIDASQLRIARQQLHQAVGALEVVGLAEPAMMLRAMEAAVQKFVQQPELCSQDAVAKIEYASFALTEYLEGVLADKPVSAVSLFPQYRNIQELVRADRIHPADLWSYEWRWLEPQLSVTPEARHYDADARALLDQSVLKLMKGKAPQAARSLRDLSLGFAAAQTEQQPRIFWLIAAGYFEAIAHNLLSSDLYVRRAASRILLQYASLAKGDPSISERLTLDLLFFCVQAVSNRASDTPVLSAVRFAYGLTRFKPVDYELVQFGRFDPALLAQARKRIVLAKDAWSSLCAGENTKIKQVADQFSLVADSLRKLYVASEPLAQALTQAIEATVRRNKTPAIALAMEVATSVLYLEAVFDDLDPADPQLVARTGSLAARLQGVIHGGEPQPLEGWMEELYRRVSDKQTMSSVVTELRVSLAELEHSLDKFFRNPQDKTSLQLVPKQLSQMRGVLSVLGLDQASRAVLTMKGRVEQMLDTEIDEQQLRAEGVFEQLGNNLGVLSFLIDMLNYQPALVKKLFVYDEEKDELTSMMGRSAHASDAASSITVNTAPAPLLPEIAFAAHDAEDDTPHGELSAEFDVLSVSSDVAAPLVELQPAHDDAHDAIAEHPAEAEALTEMVLAAVPMPLVAQGSPSLAMDFEEDDLRDIFLEEAREVTGHAVQAITTLASHPEETEQLTVLRRAFHTLKGSARMVGLNEFGEAAWAMEQLLNSWLADQKTATKEFRTFCAEVISGFERWIDDIAANQDGVWSAVAFCSSAEAMRIEGHYVALNLSPQAGDPFEMPSVVDVHTAEAATQADAAFEAPMEFDIIFDEEPAQEPAFKQAVAAPVELEELDFDSLFLPPSEGSAPSTATDSAEAIELPQVVAGPETAAVAAVSSSIEEQEEREEDAIKVIDGLRIGIPLYNVYLSEADEWSRRLVNEVAEWALESHQPVSASTVALAHSLAGSSATVGFMALSGMARALEHALQNSRNHHSQGASAYGQLFVEASEDIRRLLHQFAAGFLKEPQPDILERLTELEFSDSVFPEAYEDQDIEACADLVNLQDGTSGSMSESLRQTLEQAGPVAQSQPPEDNDFFTTAPLSEAVPATAFSAPTNSSPSPLYEDVHDDIDAVDAIDLDLFPIFEEECAELMPRLGSALRQWAKTPSDQSPRLEVLRVLHTLKGSSRLAGAMRLGEMAHRIESEIASIGSESVASQEFEFLLTRFDGMQNAFEGLRRLDAIASQGLPALVEDVPVITIEPDLQDIHVFQPENDAEIPSVIDSTRVITSANAYARKIEIPAPQAMVMQPLRQAANATIRVRTQLLDRMVNQAGEVMISRSRLEAEVGQLRVSLNDMTDNLTRLRQQLRDIELQAETQMQSRLALAKEAQAGFDPLEFDRFTRVQELTRMMAESVNDVATVQRTLQRTIEATEDDLLAQGRQTRELQRDLLRTRMVEFESVSERLYRVVRQTSKETGKQVRLDLHGGNLEMDRGMLDRMIPAFEHLLRNCVTHGIEAPQARTKAGKDPVGLITIHLRQEGNDIAVELGDDGAGLNLARIRERGISQGLMKANQAMDDEATANLIFLPGFSTAEVVTELAGRGIGLDVVRSDVIALGGRVKTSSIAGKSTLFTLVLPLTTAVTQVVMVRAGSMSVGIPANVVENVRRIPAADLQQAYRSGTLDVGGETVPFFWSGALLQASHFSGEAPAKTAPVVIFRSAAQRIALHVDEVLGNREVVVKNLGPQLSGLPGLTGMSMLPSGAVVLIYNPVALAAVYGEQARAWSKDYLAQDAARVSGRNTDTIFPVSVAPKTPLILVVDDSITVRRVTQRLLMRDGYRVAMAADGLQALERLQEEIPAVVLSDIEMPRMDGFDLARNIRADERMKGLPIIMITSRIANKHNEHAVELGVNHYLGKPYSEDELLRLIRQYCSVQTAVMA, via the coding sequence ATGCACCCCATGGTCACGAATTCAATTACCGCCGAACCCGATGTCGTCGTGAATGACCTGGGCCCGCTGGCTTGGGTTCTCAACGAGATATCCAAGTCGCTGGAGGCTGCCACCAAAGCACTCAAGCGCTTTGCCAAGGACGCAGATACAGCGCGCGGTTCCGATCTGGCAGCGATAGACGCCAGCCAGTTGCGCATTGCACGGCAGCAACTTCACCAGGCCGTTGGTGCGCTGGAAGTGGTTGGACTCGCGGAGCCCGCCATGATGCTCCGGGCCATGGAAGCTGCTGTGCAAAAGTTTGTGCAGCAGCCCGAGCTTTGCAGCCAGGATGCGGTCGCCAAGATCGAATACGCCAGTTTTGCGCTGACGGAATATCTCGAAGGCGTGCTGGCAGACAAGCCGGTGTCTGCGGTGTCCTTGTTTCCTCAATACCGCAATATTCAGGAGTTGGTGCGGGCCGACCGTATTCATCCGGCCGATTTGTGGTCCTACGAATGGCGCTGGCTGGAGCCGCAACTGTCTGTAACACCAGAGGCGCGTCATTACGACGCTGATGCTCGCGCCCTTCTGGATCAGTCGGTCCTAAAGCTCATGAAAGGCAAGGCCCCCCAAGCCGCTCGCAGCCTCAGGGATTTGAGTCTCGGATTTGCAGCCGCTCAAACCGAACAGCAGCCCAGGATTTTCTGGCTGATTGCGGCCGGCTATTTTGAAGCCATTGCCCACAACCTGCTCAGTTCCGATCTTTATGTCAGACGTGCTGCTTCCAGAATTTTGTTGCAATATGCCTCACTGGCCAAAGGCGACCCGTCAATCTCCGAACGGCTGACGCTGGATCTGCTTTTCTTTTGCGTTCAGGCCGTGTCAAACCGGGCCAGTGACACGCCTGTTCTCTCGGCGGTGCGCTTTGCCTATGGGTTGACACGTTTCAAGCCGGTGGATTACGAGCTGGTGCAGTTTGGCCGCTTCGATCCGGCACTGCTGGCACAGGCACGCAAGCGTATTGTCCTGGCCAAGGATGCGTGGTCGTCGCTTTGCGCTGGCGAGAACACCAAAATCAAGCAGGTCGCCGACCAGTTCAGCCTTGTGGCTGACTCCTTGCGCAAACTGTATGTGGCCAGCGAGCCCCTTGCGCAAGCCCTGACCCAGGCAATCGAAGCGACCGTGCGCAGGAATAAAACCCCTGCGATTGCGTTGGCGATGGAAGTCGCTACCTCGGTGCTTTATCTGGAAGCGGTATTCGACGACCTTGATCCCGCCGATCCGCAACTGGTGGCAAGGACTGGCAGTCTGGCCGCGCGGCTCCAGGGCGTCATCCATGGCGGAGAGCCCCAGCCGCTCGAAGGCTGGATGGAGGAGTTGTATCGCCGGGTCAGCGACAAACAGACCATGAGCAGCGTGGTGACCGAATTGCGCGTTTCACTGGCTGAGCTTGAGCATTCGCTGGACAAGTTCTTTCGCAATCCGCAAGACAAGACAAGTTTGCAGTTGGTGCCAAAACAGCTGTCACAGATGCGCGGCGTACTGTCGGTCTTGGGGCTGGACCAAGCCTCCAGGGCCGTCCTGACCATGAAGGGCCGTGTTGAGCAAATGCTTGACACTGAAATTGATGAGCAGCAATTGCGTGCTGAAGGAGTATTCGAGCAGCTTGGCAACAACCTGGGCGTCTTGAGTTTCCTGATAGACATGCTTAATTACCAGCCTGCGCTGGTGAAAAAACTGTTTGTTTACGACGAGGAAAAAGACGAGCTCACATCGATGATGGGGCGCTCGGCACACGCCAGCGACGCTGCTTCAAGCATCACCGTGAATACTGCGCCTGCGCCGCTTTTGCCTGAAATTGCGTTCGCAGCGCATGACGCAGAAGATGACACGCCTCATGGAGAACTCAGCGCCGAGTTTGATGTGCTTTCGGTCTCCAGCGATGTCGCTGCGCCGTTGGTAGAACTTCAACCCGCGCATGATGACGCGCACGATGCCATTGCTGAGCATCCTGCTGAAGCCGAAGCTTTGACCGAGATGGTTCTTGCTGCAGTGCCGATGCCCCTAGTAGCACAGGGTAGCCCGTCGCTCGCCATGGATTTTGAAGAAGATGATTTGCGCGACATCTTCCTTGAGGAGGCTCGCGAAGTCACTGGCCATGCCGTGCAGGCGATCACTACGCTGGCAAGCCATCCTGAAGAGACTGAGCAATTGACGGTATTGCGGCGCGCCTTTCACACACTCAAAGGCAGTGCCCGGATGGTCGGGCTGAACGAGTTTGGCGAAGCCGCCTGGGCAATGGAGCAACTGCTCAACAGCTGGCTGGCTGATCAAAAAACCGCTACCAAGGAATTTCGCACTTTCTGCGCTGAGGTTATTTCCGGTTTCGAACGCTGGATTGACGATATTGCAGCAAACCAGGATGGCGTGTGGTCGGCCGTTGCGTTTTGCAGCAGCGCGGAAGCCATGCGCATTGAAGGGCACTACGTGGCGCTCAATTTGTCCCCTCAAGCCGGCGATCCCTTTGAAATGCCTTCCGTTGTGGATGTGCATACTGCTGAAGCTGCCACCCAGGCTGATGCCGCTTTTGAAGCTCCGATGGAGTTCGACATCATTTTTGATGAAGAGCCTGCCCAGGAACCCGCTTTCAAACAGGCCGTTGCGGCCCCTGTCGAGCTGGAAGAGCTGGACTTCGACAGCCTGTTTCTGCCGCCCTCTGAAGGCAGCGCGCCGTCAACTGCCACCGATTCTGCGGAGGCGATCGAGTTGCCGCAGGTCGTGGCAGGCCCAGAGACTGCCGCAGTTGCCGCAGTGAGCAGCAGCATCGAAGAGCAGGAAGAAAGAGAAGAAGACGCGATCAAGGTGATTGACGGATTGCGCATAGGCATTCCGCTTTACAACGTGTATTTGAGCGAAGCCGATGAATGGTCGCGCCGTTTGGTCAATGAAGTGGCCGAATGGGCGCTTGAAAGTCATCAGCCGGTCAGTGCTTCCACGGTGGCGCTCGCCCATTCACTGGCGGGAAGCTCTGCAACCGTTGGATTCATGGCCCTGTCCGGGATGGCGCGCGCCCTGGAGCACGCCCTTCAAAATTCCCGCAATCACCATAGCCAGGGTGCATCGGCCTATGGTCAGCTGTTTGTGGAGGCTTCCGAGGACATACGCCGCTTGCTGCATCAGTTTGCAGCCGGATTCCTGAAGGAGCCCCAGCCTGACATCCTTGAGCGTTTGACTGAACTGGAGTTTTCCGATTCCGTTTTCCCAGAAGCTTATGAAGACCAGGATATTGAAGCTTGCGCTGATCTGGTGAATCTACAGGATGGCACTTCAGGTTCCATGTCGGAGAGCTTGCGTCAGACGTTGGAACAAGCCGGGCCAGTGGCCCAATCCCAGCCTCCGGAAGATAACGACTTTTTCACCACTGCCCCATTGTCGGAGGCTGTTCCTGCGACCGCATTTTCAGCGCCCACAAATTCTTCGCCATCGCCACTTTATGAAGATGTCCACGATGACATTGATGCTGTCGATGCGATTGACCTTGACCTGTTTCCAATTTTCGAGGAAGAGTGCGCAGAACTCATGCCTCGTCTGGGATCGGCCTTGCGCCAGTGGGCCAAAACTCCATCCGATCAGAGTCCACGCCTTGAAGTGCTGCGTGTATTGCACACCCTCAAGGGCAGTTCGCGCCTTGCCGGGGCGATGCGACTCGGGGAAATGGCGCACCGGATCGAGTCCGAGATTGCATCCATTGGCTCGGAATCTGTCGCCAGCCAGGAGTTTGAATTTCTGTTGACCCGTTTTGACGGGATGCAGAATGCCTTTGAAGGTCTGCGTCGTCTCGATGCGATAGCATCCCAGGGCTTGCCGGCCCTGGTTGAGGACGTACCTGTTATCACCATCGAACCGGATCTGCAGGATATTCATGTCTTTCAACCCGAAAATGATGCGGAGATTCCCTCCGTCATCGACAGCACCCGTGTCATTACAAGTGCCAATGCCTATGCCCGAAAAATCGAAATTCCCGCACCGCAAGCCATGGTCATGCAGCCCTTGCGGCAGGCTGCCAATGCCACCATACGGGTACGCACCCAGTTGCTTGACCGCATGGTCAACCAGGCCGGTGAAGTCATGATCAGCCGCTCACGCCTTGAAGCTGAAGTGGGCCAGCTGCGAGTTTCCCTGAATGACATGACGGACAACTTGACCCGCTTGCGTCAGCAGTTGCGAGATATCGAACTGCAGGCTGAAACCCAGATGCAGTCGCGCCTGGCTCTGGCGAAGGAAGCGCAGGCCGGCTTCGATCCGCTTGAGTTCGACCGCTTTACCCGTGTGCAGGAGTTGACCCGCATGATGGCTGAGTCGGTCAACGACGTGGCCACCGTGCAGCGCACCCTGCAGCGCACCATCGAAGCCACGGAAGACGATCTGCTTGCCCAGGGCCGCCAGACGCGGGAGTTGCAGCGCGATTTGCTGCGCACCCGGATGGTGGAGTTTGAAAGTGTTTCCGAGCGGCTGTATCGTGTGGTCCGGCAAACATCCAAGGAAACCGGCAAACAGGTGCGCCTGGATCTGCATGGCGGCAACCTCGAAATGGACCGCGGCATGCTGGATCGCATGATTCCCGCTTTCGAGCATTTGCTGCGCAACTGCGTGACCCACGGCATTGAAGCACCGCAAGCCCGCACCAAGGCTGGCAAGGATCCGGTTGGCTTGATCACCATCCATCTTCGTCAGGAAGGCAATGACATTGCCGTGGAACTGGGTGATGATGGTGCGGGTCTGAACCTGGCCCGCATCCGTGAACGGGGTATCAGCCAGGGGCTGATGAAGGCTAACCAGGCGATGGATGATGAGGCCACCGCCAACCTGATTTTCCTTCCGGGCTTTTCAACGGCCGAAGTTGTGACAGAGCTTGCCGGCCGGGGTATTGGACTGGATGTGGTGCGCTCCGATGTGATCGCACTGGGCGGCAGGGTTAAAACCTCCAGCATTGCGGGTAAAAGTACACTTTTCACCCTCGTGCTGCCGCTGACCACGGCCGTGACGCAGGTGGTGATGGTTCGTGCCGGAAGCATGTCGGTCGGCATCCCGGCCAATGTGGTGGAAAACGTGCGGCGCATCCCGGCTGCCGATCTGCAACAGGCCTACCGCAGCGGCACGCTCGATGTCGGTGGTGAAACCGTGCCTTTCTTCTGGTCAGGCGCCTTGTTGCAGGCTTCGCATTTCAGTGGAGAAGCTCCGGCGAAAACCGCGCCGGTTGTCATTTTCCGCAGTGCCGCCCAGCGTATTGCCTTGCACGTCGATGAAGTGCTTGGCAACCGCGAGGTCGTGGTCAAAAACCTCGGACCCCAGCTGTCAGGGTTGCCGGGACTGACAGGCATGTCCATGTTGCCTTCAGGTGCCGTGGTGCTGATCTACAACCCTGTAGCACTGGCCGCGGTCTATGGCGAACAGGCGCGCGCATGGAGCAAAGACTATCTTGCTCAGGATGCGGCCCGGGTTTCCGGCCGCAATACCGATACCATTTTCCCTGTTTCAGTGGCACCGAAAACGCCGCTCATCCTGGTGGTTGACGATTCCATCACGGTGCGGCGTGTCACCCAGCGCCTGTTGATGCGTGACGGTTACCGGGTGGCGATGGCGGCCGATGGGCTGCAGGCTCTGGAGCGGCTGCAGGAAGAAATCCCGGCCGTGGTGCTGTCAGACATTGAAATGCCGCGCATGGACGGTTTCGATCTGGCGCGCAACATCCGGGCCGATGAGCGCATGAAAGGGCTGCCCATCATCATGATCACTTCCCGCATCGCCAACAAGCACAACGAGCATGCCGTGGAGCTGGGCGTCAACCATTACCTGGGCAAGCCTTACTCCGAAGATGAGCTGTTGCGGCTGATCCGGCAATACTGTTCCGTGCAAACTGCTGTGATGGCTTAA
- a CDS encoding methyl-accepting chemotaxis protein: MSVIETIQKLLKTRSAQPEDSVAMASARMAGASSAASSMNGRARISKAEAQEEIFSPSSMAIAEDGALVNTELLSLPVLGARPLGEHQKILVVVLAVAVAVLAVVTVFALSKADRVAQQVAATGQALMQSQRLAKSASQALVGSAQAFPDVRESADVLAKTVRGMKSGDDSLRLSAVNNALLPDVDKVTPLAERAEQNANVVMGQQGILLQVGEALRTINRQSSDLLEIAETVSSLKLQQNAAPTEISASGQLVMLTQRIGKSANEFLTMEGVSPEAVFLLGKDLNSFKEIAQGLLEGSPELRLGASRDPQTRERLQALIELYEKTRVQAGAILGNLQGLVSAREAQASIIADSEPLRRDLESLQEGLSSQTGLGAGALATLVAAAFVALLCAAGLARLQVKDSQQRQAVAEGQRQDAKSQEQDAKRVNDANQAAILRLMNELQTVAEGDLTQEATVTEDITGAIADSVNYTVEELRQLVGNVQSTATRVAQTTAQVENTSTELLAASTEQLREIRETGQSVVDMAVRINEVSTQAQESSLVARQSLTAAESGLQAVQNAIGGMNSIRDQIQETSKRIKRLGESSQEIGEITELISDITEQTNVLALNAAIQAASAGEAGRGFSVVAEEVQRLAERSADATRQISALVKAIQTDTQDAVAAMERSTQGVVEGAKLSDSAGTALSEIDQVSRHLADLIEQISDSASREAASANVVADNIQHIFVVTEQTGEGTRSTAQQVRNLSRMAEELRQSVSRFKIA, encoded by the coding sequence ATGTCTGTTATTGAAACTATCCAGAAGCTACTCAAAACCAGGTCAGCCCAGCCTGAAGACAGTGTGGCCATGGCCTCCGCAAGGATGGCGGGTGCTTCCTCTGCTGCCAGTTCCATGAATGGACGCGCCCGCATTTCCAAAGCAGAAGCGCAGGAAGAGATTTTTTCACCTAGCAGCATGGCGATTGCTGAAGACGGCGCGCTGGTCAATACAGAACTTCTAAGCCTTCCTGTGCTGGGTGCGCGTCCTCTGGGCGAACACCAGAAAATTTTGGTGGTGGTGCTGGCTGTCGCAGTTGCTGTCCTGGCAGTTGTGACAGTTTTTGCACTTAGCAAGGCAGATCGTGTCGCGCAACAGGTAGCTGCAACCGGACAGGCCTTGATGCAATCGCAGCGGCTGGCCAAATCTGCGTCGCAGGCCTTGGTCGGTAGCGCACAGGCGTTTCCCGATGTGCGTGAAAGTGCCGATGTACTGGCTAAAACAGTGCGTGGAATGAAATCCGGGGACGACAGCCTGCGTCTGTCGGCAGTGAACAACGCGCTGCTGCCTGATGTGGACAAGGTCACTCCCCTGGCTGAGCGGGCCGAGCAGAACGCCAACGTCGTCATGGGTCAGCAAGGCATTTTGCTGCAGGTTGGAGAAGCTTTGCGCACCATTAACCGACAGTCTTCCGACCTGCTCGAAATTGCTGAAACCGTTTCTTCGCTCAAGCTGCAGCAAAATGCTGCGCCGACAGAAATTTCCGCATCGGGTCAACTGGTGATGCTGACGCAGCGTATCGGCAAGTCTGCCAATGAGTTCCTGACCATGGAAGGCGTGAGTCCCGAAGCCGTGTTCTTGCTGGGCAAGGATCTGAATTCGTTCAAGGAAATCGCCCAGGGTCTGCTGGAGGGGAGTCCGGAGCTGCGCCTGGGCGCATCCAGGGATCCGCAGACGCGCGAGCGCCTGCAAGCCCTGATAGAGCTTTACGAAAAAACACGGGTGCAGGCCGGCGCCATTCTGGGTAATTTGCAGGGGCTGGTTTCGGCCCGCGAAGCGCAGGCTTCCATCATTGCAGACAGCGAACCTTTGCGTCGTGATCTTGAGAGTTTGCAGGAAGGTCTGTCCTCCCAAACCGGCCTGGGTGCTGGCGCTCTTGCCACGCTGGTCGCCGCTGCCTTTGTTGCACTGCTGTGCGCGGCAGGTCTGGCCCGCTTGCAGGTGAAGGACAGTCAGCAACGTCAGGCCGTGGCTGAAGGCCAGCGGCAGGATGCCAAAAGCCAGGAGCAGGATGCCAAACGCGTCAATGACGCCAACCAAGCCGCCATTTTGCGCCTGATGAATGAATTGCAGACAGTGGCCGAGGGCGATTTGACCCAGGAAGCGACTGTGACCGAAGACATTACCGGCGCCATTGCCGACTCGGTCAATTACACGGTGGAGGAGTTGCGCCAGTTGGTCGGTAACGTGCAGAGTACGGCAACCCGGGTGGCGCAGACGACAGCACAGGTGGAAAACACCTCCACGGAACTGCTTGCTGCCTCGACCGAGCAGTTGCGTGAGATTCGCGAAACTGGTCAGTCTGTCGTTGACATGGCTGTCCGAATCAACGAAGTGTCCACACAGGCCCAGGAATCATCCCTGGTGGCGCGGCAGTCGCTGACGGCTGCCGAGTCCGGTTTGCAGGCGGTGCAAAACGCCATCGGCGGTATGAATTCCATCCGTGACCAGATTCAGGAAACCTCCAAACGCATCAAGCGACTGGGCGAGTCGTCGCAGGAAATTGGTGAAATTACCGAACTGATTTCAGACATCACCGAGCAAACCAACGTGCTGGCGCTCAACGCAGCCATTCAAGCCGCCTCGGCAGGTGAAGCCGGACGAGGTTTCTCGGTGGTGGCCGAGGAAGTGCAGCGGCTGGCTGAGCGGTCTGCCGATGCAACCCGTCAGATTTCAGCACTGGTAAAGGCCATTCAGACCGATACCCAGGATGCGGTAGCCGCCATGGAGCGCTCGACGCAGGGCGTGGTCGAAGGGGCCAAACTTTCCGACAGCGCCGGCACTGCATTGTCGGAGATTGACCAGGTGTCGCGCCACCTTGCGGATCTGATTGAACAGATTTCCGATTCTGCCTCCAGGGAGGCTGCATCGGCCAATGTGGTGGCGGATAACATCCAGCACATTTTTGTAGTGACGGAGCAAACCGGAGAAGGTACCCGTTCCACGGCGCAGCAGGTGCGTAATCTCTCCCGCATGGCGGAAGAACTGCGGCAATCGGTGTCACGATTCAAGATTGCCTGA
- a CDS encoding chemotaxis protein CheW, whose product MANRQALKELQTRLAERLQLAKMQGIAPSWLAVEAGSKKYLFPLAQSGEIFPWIGIQPVSYTQFWFLGVAGLRGGLYGVVDLAGFVSGQPSVSRNELARTESRLVSFNSALEVNCVLLIDKLAGLRKQDAFIDFSVRAPDAPAFFGNQYVDINGASWQEINLQLLAQQVHFLTIAA is encoded by the coding sequence ATGGCGAACAGACAAGCCCTTAAAGAGCTACAGACACGGCTGGCAGAGCGATTGCAGCTTGCCAAGATGCAAGGCATTGCACCCTCGTGGCTGGCCGTTGAAGCCGGTAGCAAAAAATACCTTTTCCCCCTGGCTCAATCCGGGGAAATTTTCCCCTGGATCGGCATCCAGCCGGTTTCCTATACCCAGTTCTGGTTTTTGGGTGTGGCCGGCTTGCGTGGCGGTCTTTATGGCGTGGTCGATCTGGCCGGTTTTGTGAGCGGCCAGCCATCCGTTTCGAGAAATGAACTTGCCCGTACAGAGTCGAGGCTTGTTTCTTTCAATAGCGCGCTTGAGGTTAATTGTGTCTTGCTGATCGACAAGCTAGCAGGATTGCGAAAACAGGATGCCTTCATCGATTTCTCGGTGCGAGCGCCCGATGCACCTGCATTTTTTGGAAACCAGTACGTTGATATCAATGGTGCAAGCTGGCAGGAAATCAACCTGCAGTTGCTTGCACAACAAGTTCATTTTTTGACCATAGCTGCTTAG
- a CDS encoding response regulator transcription factor produces MSIKKVLVVDDSKTELMFLTDLLVKNGFSVKTAENAEDAFRRLAEEKPELILMDVVMPGQNGFQLTRAIARDPLYADIPIMMCTSKNQETDRVWGMRQGARDYITKPVNAGELMAKIKALS; encoded by the coding sequence ATGTCAATCAAAAAAGTACTGGTCGTGGATGACTCGAAGACCGAGTTGATGTTCCTGACCGATTTGCTGGTGAAAAATGGCTTTAGCGTCAAGACGGCAGAAAATGCCGAAGATGCTTTTCGCCGACTGGCTGAAGAAAAGCCCGAGTTGATCCTCATGGATGTGGTCATGCCGGGGCAAAACGGGTTTCAGTTGACCCGCGCCATCGCGCGTGATCCGCTGTATGCGGATATTCCCATCATGATGTGCACCAGTAAAAACCAGGAAACCGACCGGGTTTGGGGCATGCGGCAGGGGGCACGCGACTACATCACCAAACCCGTCAATGCTGGCGAGTTGATGGCCAAAATCAAGGCTCTTTCCTGA
- a CDS encoding response regulator, with amino-acid sequence MSIPSSGLKVLVIDDSNTIRRSAEIFLKQGGHEVLLSEDGFDALSKVNDYQPDLIFCDILMPRLDGYQTCAIIKRNARFSDVPIVMLSSKDGVFDKARGRMVGSQDYLTKPFTKDQLLQTVQSLGTVKHKEV; translated from the coding sequence GTGAGCATTCCCAGTTCCGGACTGAAGGTGTTGGTCATCGATGACAGCAATACGATCAGGCGCAGCGCCGAGATTTTTCTGAAACAGGGAGGTCATGAAGTATTGCTGTCAGAAGATGGCTTTGACGCCCTGTCCAAGGTGAATGACTACCAGCCCGATCTGATTTTTTGCGATATTTTGATGCCGCGCCTTGATGGCTACCAGACCTGTGCAATCATCAAGCGCAATGCAAGATTTTCGGATGTTCCCATTGTGATGCTGTCCTCCAAGGATGGCGTATTCGACAAGGCACGTGGCCGCATGGTGGGCTCGCAGGATTACCTGACCAAGCCGTTCACCAAGGATCAGTTGCTGCAAACCGTTCAGTCTTTGGGCACCGTTAAACATAAGGAAGTGTGA
- a CDS encoding rubredoxin, whose amino-acid sequence MTQSMTWMCLICGWIYDEATGAPEHGIAAGTPWSQVPMNWTCPECGARKEDFEMVQM is encoded by the coding sequence GTGACTCAATCAATGACCTGGATGTGTTTGATTTGTGGGTGGATTTACGACGAAGCGACAGGCGCACCCGAACACGGGATTGCTGCTGGTACGCCATGGAGTCAAGTCCCCATGAACTGGACCTGCCCCGAGTGCGGGGCACGCAAAGAAGATTTTGAAATGGTTCAGATGTAA
- the thiD gene encoding bifunctional hydroxymethylpyrimidine kinase/phosphomethylpyrimidine kinase: protein MANPHTPQLDSRQLQIEDSDASPACVMTFNANDPSGAGGLTADITAITSAGAHPLSVVTGTYLRDTAEIFDHISFDDDAVTEQARAALEDMPVSAIKVGFVGSPENISTIAEIASDYSDVPLVAYMPSLSWWDETEIDSYLDAFRELMLPQVTLLIGNHSTLWRWLLPDWSTERNPSARDIAKAAAALGVPYTLVTGIPLPDQFIDNVLATPQAVLYSEKFERFEAVFEGAGETLSAALCALLANGHDLQAATAEALTYLDHSLDAGFHPGMGHIVPDRLFWAQAEDDEASDDEAADAELSGNDDAGLTSKPPFEFPPNGTTKH from the coding sequence ATGGCAAACCCCCACACACCTCAACTGGACAGCCGGCAACTCCAGATCGAGGACAGCGATGCATCACCGGCATGCGTCATGACGTTCAATGCCAATGACCCGAGCGGCGCAGGCGGCCTCACGGCGGACATCACGGCCATCACCTCGGCAGGCGCTCATCCGCTGTCCGTCGTGACAGGCACCTATCTGCGTGACACGGCAGAGATTTTTGACCACATCTCATTCGACGATGACGCAGTAACCGAACAGGCACGCGCCGCGCTGGAAGACATGCCGGTGTCAGCCATCAAGGTCGGCTTTGTCGGAAGTCCCGAGAACATCAGCACCATCGCCGAAATCGCCTCCGACTACTCGGACGTGCCGCTGGTGGCCTACATGCCCAGCCTGTCGTGGTGGGATGAAACCGAGATCGACAGCTACCTCGATGCATTTCGTGAACTGATGCTGCCGCAGGTTACCCTCCTGATTGGCAACCACAGCACCTTGTGGCGCTGGCTGCTGCCCGACTGGTCCACGGAACGCAATCCGTCAGCCCGCGATATTGCCAAGGCAGCTGCCGCTCTGGGCGTGCCTTACACGCTGGTCACGGGCATTCCGCTGCCCGACCAGTTCATTGACAATGTGCTGGCCACGCCGCAGGCGGTGCTGTACAGCGAAAAATTCGAACGCTTTGAAGCCGTCTTCGAAGGCGCCGGCGAAACCCTGTCGGCCGCCCTTTGCGCCCTGCTGGCCAATGGCCACGATCTGCAGGCAGCCACGGCCGAAGCGCTGACCTATCTGGACCACAGCCTGGACGCGGGCTTTCATCCGGGCATGGGCCACATCGTGCCGGACCGCCTGTTCTGGGCGCAGGCCGAGGACGATGAAGCATCCGATGACGAAGCGGCCGATGCCGAACTCTCCGGCAACGACGATGCCGGCCTGACCTCCAAACCACCTTTTGAATTCCCCCCTAATGGAACAACCAAACACTAA